Proteins from a single region of Neodiprion virginianus isolate iyNeoVirg1 chromosome 4, iyNeoVirg1.1, whole genome shotgun sequence:
- the LOC124303591 gene encoding S1 RNA-binding domain-containing protein 1 translates to MSRNLRPKTSTVIVIDDEIDSDDDLDVTFERRKDDSDCEVEYVSPKASGASRDIRKLLVIDLDKPARRAVSRDRNVAPSDSTNRTEARARLERIKEKSEVTIDAEYNDDMKGERQVRSVRGRASKESSKILGEKKDRIEASSSRTKCITSETLDDVFEIETETRRKRNEAKSKDSDFEVEYMPGRAAKGSKHCGKTSVIDTDALSGKATSKDKSTEGKSIAGNLDLRKKLLNNKTGAGHEQTNEDMYNNGVQKNVEPEASISAENRKRKGSDVSTAAKKAKKVERASSKKLSAVNKKDEFLSTDESESKGPGQTDNFGENVHTEWSEPDYLSEFNQIDKQIAQNLISLFKDDNTIPFIARYRKEMTGGMEPEQLRSIKNSYDSLKSIKKRGLLILKTIDKLGKWNPEIHSAVTAAKSLAELETIYAPYKPGAKRSLAERAKELGLAPISEAVLLGKVVPSLSSLIDTDRNGLINVNEVRQGIMHIIAEVISKDKTTFEGIRELRKKVVINIQSTKSKSAGTLKVANDVKQKKEDHHKYEKYFHFVASERSIRDYQILAINRGESQKILSVKIIIPDWFKDRLRERCLRKYNSIGKVSSFHHDILNESFDDAYNRLIKKFVTRQVRHELNEKAESASVNVFANNLKKLLLTPPLRGKTVLGIDPGFTHGCKLAMVSQCGDVLETATIYPHTRSQKHSVQVLVDLVKNYHCTVIAVGSETGCRETEKFLTDLIQAGVFHPIDVSYTIVNECGASIYSCSTEAKSEFPNLDPNIISAVSIARRLQDPLAELVKVDPKNLGVGMYQHDLPEKQLQLTLGEVITETVSFVGVDVNTASHCLLRRVAGLNAAKATNIINRRNTCGPYKNRSELLLVSGIGKKSYEQCAGFIRILPETALLDASSRKDSLVYLEQTWIHPESYDVAKQFLKGCGCLLTDLGSDEFVQKVTSYANCDRKTLAKQLDTNETTLDIIINGLSMKKGEDIRIREEAPLFMNNFRCIDDLCVNTRVRGTVRNVTSFGTFIDIGVGTNGLLPIGKLKGQVLSLGERVDVLVLSINKDRGRISLTL, encoded by the exons ATGAGTAGAAATTTGCGCCCAAAAACATCCACTGTCATTGTTATCGATGACGAAATAGATTCAGACGATGATCTTGACGTTACctttgaaagaagaaaagatgaTTCCGATTGTGAAGTTGAATACGTATCTCCTAAGGCGTCCGGAGCATCCAGAGACATAAGAAAGCTTCTCGTGATTGATCTGGATAAACCTGCTCGTAGGGCCGTTAGTAGAGACAGAAATGTAGCACCAAGTGATAGCACAAATAGAACTGAGGCAAGAGCAAGGTTAGAAAGGATAAAGGAAAAGAGTGAAGTAACAATCGATGCTGAGTACAACGATGACATGAAAGGGGAAAGACAGGTTAGATCTGTCAGAGGTAGAGCAAGTAAAGAATCAAGTAAAATACTCGGTGAGAAAAAAGATCGAATTGAAGCATCTTCGTCTAGAACAAAGTGTATTACCAGTGAGACATTGGATGACGTATTCGAAATAGAAACGGAGACTAGACGCAAACGGAATGAAGCTAAATCCAAAGATTCAGATTTCGAAGTTGAGTATATGCCTGGTAGGGCAGCGAAAGGATCGAAACATTGCGGTAAAACATCTGTAATTGATACAGATGCATTAAGTGGTAAAGCAACCAGTAAGGACAAAAGTACAGAAGGAAAGAGCATCGCTGGGAATCTggatttgaggaaaaaattattaaacaacaAGACTGGTGCAGGACACGAGCAAACCAATGAGGATATGTACAATAATGGAGTTCAGAAGAATGTTGAACCTGAGGCGAGTATTTCTgctgaaaacagaaaaagaaaaggttcCGATGTTTCAACTGCTGcaaaaaaggcaaaaaaagttgaaagagCTAGCTCGAAAAAACTATCGGCTGTCAACAAGAAGGATGAATTTCTTTCCACAGACGAATCAGAGAGTAAAGGTCCTGGTCAAACTGACAAttttggtgaaaatgtacACACCGAATGGTCCGAGCCTGATTATCTTAGTGAGTTTAATCAAATCGACAAACAAATTGCTCAAAATCTGATATCTCTTTTCAAGGACGATAACACAATACCGTTCATAGCGAGGTACAGAAAGGAAATGACCGGTGGAATGGAACCGGAACAATTGAGAAGCATAAAGAACTCGTACGATagtttgaaatcaattaaaaaacgaGGATTGCTTATTCTGAAAACTATTGATAAACTTGGAAAATGGAATCCAGAGATTCACTCTGCTGTTACAGCTGCTAAATCGTTGGCGGAACTTGAGACTATCTATGCACCTTACAAACCTGGGGCGAAACGTTCTTTGGCTGAACGAGCCAAGGAGCTGGGCTTGGCTCCGATAAGCGAGGCTGTTCTGCTGGGCAAAGTGGTGCCTAGTTTGTCTTCGTTGATAGACACGGACAGAAATGGTTTGATAAATGTGAACGAGGTGAGACAGGGCATTATGCATATCATCGCAGAGGTGATAAGTAAGGACAAAACAACCTTTGAGGGAATTCGCGAGCTGCGAAAGAAAGTGGTTATTAACATACAGTCGACAAAGTCAAAATCTGCTGGTACATTGAAAGTGGCTAATGACGTAAAACAGAAGAAAGAGGATCATCACAAATACGAAAAGTACTTTCACTTCGTAGCGTCGGAAAGGAGCATCAGAGATTATCAAATATTAGCAATAAACAGGGGTGAATCACAGAAAATTTTAAGTGTCAAGATAATCATTCCAGATTGGTTCAAGGACAGATTGAGAGAGCGCTGTTTGAGGAAGTATAACTCTATCGGAAAAGTTTCAAGTTTTCATCATGATATACTCAATGAGAGTTTCGACGATGCTTACAATAGGCTCATCAAAAAGTTTGTGACTCGTCAAGTGAGGCATGAGCTGAATGAGAAAGCAGAGAGCGCTTCCGTCAACGTTTTTGCCAATAACTTGAAGAAACTACTTCTCACTCCACCTCTCAGAGGAAAAACGGTTCTCGGTATCGATCCAGGTTTTACTCACGGCTGTAAATTGGCCATGGTATCGCAGTGCGGAGACGTGTTGGAAACGGCAACCATATATCCGCATACCAGGTCTCAGAAACACTCGGTCCAGGTCCTTGTTGATCTTGTTAAGAATTACCACTGCACGGTGATAGCTGTTGGTAGTGAGACTGGTTGCagagaaactgaaaaatttttaaccgatCTCATTCAGGCTGGAGTGTTTCATCCTATCGATGTTTCGTACACAATTGTCAACGAGTGTGGTGCCTCAATATATAGCTGTAGCACCGAGGCTAAGTCGGAGTTTCCAAACCTAGATCCGAATATCATCTCGGCTGTCTCCATAGCCCGACGATTACAGGATCCGCTCGCTGAACTTGTTAAGGTAGATCCAAAAAATCTGGGCGTTGGAATGTACCAGCACGATTTACCAGAAAAACAGCTGCAGCTCACGTTGGGCGAG GTGATAACGGAGACGGTGAGTTTTGTGGGTGTTGACGTAAACACAGCGTCGCATTGTCTCCTGAGAAGAGTGGCTGGACTGAACGCCGCAAAGGCAACGAACATAATAAATCGTCGTAACACGTGTGGCCCGTATAAAAACCGATCAGAACTACTGTTAGTCTCTGGTATCGGGAAAAAATCCTACGAGCAATGCGCCGGTTTTATAAGAATTTTACCTGAAACTGCACTGCTGGACGCGTCGTCGAGAAAAGATTCCTTGGTGTATTTGGAACAGACTTGGATTCACCCGGAATCTTACGATGTAGCCAAACAGTTCCTGAAGGGTTGTGGGTGCCTCTTGACGGACCTGGGATCGGATGAATTCGTTCAAAAAGTCACGTCGTACGCAAACTGTGACCGGAAAACTTTGGCAAAACAATTGGACACCAACGAAACAACGCTTGATATCATTATAAACGGATTATCGATGAAGAAAGGGGAAGACATCAGAATCAGAGAAGAAGCACCGTTATTcatgaataattttcgatGCATCGACGATTTATGCGTTAACACAAGGGTGAGAGGTACCGTTCGAAACGTAACTAGTTTTGGGACATTCATAGACATAGGTGTAGGCACAAACGGCCTTCTGCCAATTGGAAAGCTGAAAGGTCAAGTTCTTAGTCTGGGGGAAAGAGTCGACGTATTAGTACTATCCATAAATAAAGATCGCGGTAGAATAAGCTTGACGCTTTGA